A region of the uncultured Bacteroides sp. genome:
TAATTTCATCCTCGGTATACTTACCGCTAAAACAAAGTTCAACCAATTGTCTTGCCGGAAGGGTACCGGCACGCTCGGGAGAAAAAGATCCGCTGCCATCAAGCGCATTATTTACATCTATAACCCTACCTAGTTTATGAGCAGCCACCGAAATTCCTCCTCCTAAATGAGCAACCACTAAATTCAGTTCTTCATATTTTTTATTAACGCTTTTTGCATACTTACGGGCAATAGCTTTATGATTAAGCGCATGAAAAACAGACAAGCGAGGAATCAGAGGAGAACCGGATATTCTTGCCACATCTTCCAATTCATCTACCACAACAGGATCGGCAATATAAGCTTTACATCCTGGAATGAGTAAAGAGATATCCTGAGCAAGAAGTCCGCCAAGATTACAGGCATGTTGCATGAGGGCATTCCGAAGATCATTCTTCATCAGCTCATTCACTTCATACACTCCGCTGGAGATTGGTTTAAGCAATCCACCACGACCTACGATAGCTGCAAATCCGGCAAAGAGATTTTCTCTCTTAAGCTCATCAATAATCAGATCTCTCCGATAATCATACTGCGAAAGAATTGTAGGAAAAGAAGAAAGATCTTCAGGAGAGTGGCAGAATGTTTTCACGAACAAACGATTTTCATTCTCATACACGGCTATCTTTGTTGAAGTAGAGCCCGGATTTATAGCAAGGATTTTCATACATCGTTATTGTTACAGGTTAAACATGCCATTGCAATACTGTAATATTTTGAAAGCCCGCAGTCACTTCTGGAAGGAAGTACAACAGGACAGACTGGTCCTTGCAGCAATCCGGCCATATTCGCTCTTGAAAAAAGAGAAACGCC
Encoded here:
- the buk gene encoding butyrate kinase, with product MKILAINPGSTSTKIAVYENENRLFVKTFCHSPEDLSSFPTILSQYDYRRDLIIDELKRENLFAGFAAIVGRGGLLKPISSGVYEVNELMKNDLRNALMQHACNLGGLLAQDISLLIPGCKAYIADPVVVDELEDVARISGSPLIPRLSVFHALNHKAIARKYAKSVNKKYEELNLVVAHLGGGISVAAHKLGRVIDVNNALDGSGSFSPERAGTLPARQLVELCFSGKYTEDEIIKMIRGKGGLVAYLGTTDVQIVIKRIEEGDKKAELILEAMIYNIAKEIGGMCATLHGKVDSIVLTGGIAYSNYCVNKLNEYISFLAPINIFPGEDEMEALAFNALRALNGEQTCAEYI